The Propionibacterium freudenreichii subsp. freudenreichii genome contains a region encoding:
- the ald gene encoding alanine dehydrogenase, with amino-acid sequence MRIGVPTEIKNNEFRVAITPAGVHSLAAHGHEVFVQKGAGEGSSITDEEFTKAGATILDTAEQVWDDAEMIIKVKEPIASEYGLMREGQLLFTYLHLAADRPLTEELLRRKVTSIAYETVELADGSLPLLAPMSEVAGRLSAQVGAYNLMQPYGGRGVLLGGASGVKKGRAVVLGGGTAGFCSARVLDGMGADVTIFDVDAARMEYIEDITHGDIHTEYSTPFAVEEACVLADLVVGSVLVPGARTPKLVSHELVTKMKKGSVLVDIAIDQGGCFEDSHPTTHADPTFKVEGSIFYCVANMPGAVPFTSTYALTNATLRYAQLLADKGWEEAIRLRHDLALGLSTYDGQLFTDGVGEALGIDVEPLSTVLG; translated from the coding sequence ATGCGTATCGGAGTGCCTACAGAGATCAAGAACAACGAGTTCCGCGTGGCGATTACACCGGCCGGCGTCCACAGCCTGGCGGCGCACGGCCACGAAGTATTCGTCCAGAAGGGGGCCGGTGAGGGCTCGTCGATCACCGACGAGGAGTTCACCAAGGCCGGCGCCACCATCCTCGACACCGCCGAGCAGGTCTGGGACGACGCCGAGATGATCATCAAGGTGAAGGAGCCCATCGCCAGCGAATACGGCCTCATGCGCGAGGGCCAGCTGCTGTTCACCTACCTGCACCTGGCCGCTGACCGTCCGCTCACCGAGGAGCTGCTGCGCCGCAAGGTGACGTCGATCGCCTACGAGACGGTTGAGCTCGCCGACGGCTCCCTCCCCCTGCTGGCCCCCATGTCAGAGGTGGCCGGACGCCTGTCTGCCCAGGTGGGTGCCTACAACCTGATGCAGCCCTATGGCGGACGTGGCGTGCTGTTGGGCGGGGCAAGCGGCGTTAAGAAGGGACGTGCCGTGGTGCTCGGCGGCGGCACGGCGGGTTTCTGCTCGGCACGCGTGCTCGACGGCATGGGTGCAGACGTCACGATCTTCGACGTCGACGCGGCGCGCATGGAATACATCGAGGACATCACCCACGGCGATATCCACACCGAGTACTCCACGCCGTTCGCGGTGGAGGAGGCCTGCGTACTGGCTGACCTGGTGGTGGGTTCGGTGCTGGTACCCGGGGCCCGCACGCCGAAGTTGGTGAGCCACGAGCTGGTCACCAAGATGAAGAAGGGTTCGGTGCTCGTCGACATCGCCATCGACCAGGGCGGCTGCTTCGAGGACTCGCATCCGACCACACACGCCGACCCCACCTTCAAGGTGGAGGGGTCGATCTTCTACTGCGTGGCCAATATGCCCGGCGCCGTGCCGTTCACCTCCACCTATGCCCTCACCAATGCCACGTTGCGCTACGCACAGTTGCTGGCTGACAAGGGCTGGGAAGAGGCCATTCGGCTGCGTCACGACCTGGCGCTGGGGCTGAGCACCTACGACGGCCAGCTGTTCACCGACGGCGTCGGCGAGGCACTCGGCATCGACGTCGAGCCGCTGTCGACCGTGCTGGGCTGA